TCTCAACATAACGTATACAAGAGAAAACAGGTAATAATAGAAACATATATATAGTTGAACTCAAAGTGTAaattgcataaacataatataatttttacataaagtCATTCATTGCTATTAATAAGACCCATTCTTTCAACATGTTCAACAAATGTTTTGGATGGtaatcctttcatcaaaggatcAACAATCATAAGTTTGGTGCTAATATGTTCAATTGTCACTTTATGTTTCTGGACTTCTTCCTTAACTGAAAAGTATTTCAATTCGATAGGTTTGGCACCCTTAGAATACTTATAAGATTTAGAAAAGAATACTGCTGCAGTattatcacaataaattttCAGAGGCTTGGAAATATTGTCGACTAGTCAAAGTCATGAACTAAAGTTCCGCAGCCAATTAGCCTGAATCGTGGCCTCAAAGCATGCCACAAACTCATCTTCCATAGTGGATGCAGCTATAACAGACTGCTTCACAATCTTTCATGATATTGCTCCTCCAACTAATAGGAACAAATACCCAAATGTGGATTTTTGTGTATCCACACAACCATCATAATCTGAATCTGAATATTCAATCACATCAGGATGATCAGATCTTCTATAAGTGAGCATATGATCTTTAGTTCTTTGCAAGTATCGGAACACTTTCTTCGCAGTTTTCCAGTGATCCATTCCTGGATTACTTTGATAACTACCCAACATTCCAATAGTGAAAACTGATGTCTGGTCTAGTACATGTTTGGGCATACATTAGACTCCCAACAATTGGTGCATAAGGAATATCATTCATTTTCTTACGTTCCAATTCATTCTTTGGACATTGATTGAGACTAAATTTATCTCCTTTCTGAATTGGAACAGGACTTTATGAACATTTTTCCATTCCAAATCTCTCTAACACTTTATTAATATAGGCTTTCTGAAAAAAACCTAATAATCCCTGCGatctattttgaaatatttctattcCAATCACATAGGATGCCTCTCCCATATctttatttcaaaattgttaGATAAATATCTCTAGGTATCATGAAACAAACCAAGATCATTAGTAGCAAGCAAGATGTCATCCAGATACACGACTAACATAATAAACTTACTCCGACTAACCGTTAGATATATACACCGATCAACAGTGTTTTCCTTAAATACAAAAGTGACAATAGTTTCATTAAACTTAAGATACGATTGTCGAGAAGCTTGTTTAAGTCCGTATAATGACTTCTTAAGTTTACACACTATGTGTTCCTTTCCTTTACAAGAGAACCCTTCAGGTTGATTCATATAAACTTCTTCCTCCAAATTTCCATTTAGAAAGGttgttttcatattcatttgatGTAGCTctaagtcataatgagctactAAAGCCATTATAATTCCGAGTGAATCTTTTCCAGAGACAGGTGAAAGTGTTTCTTTATAATCGATGTCATCTTTTTGAGTGAAACTTTTGCCAAACCACGACCTGTCACACAGGAATTTCAACTGTTTTCACTtatcttcacaagcaaaagtgaaagCCGATTACAAGAATGTGAGAAAAAGCTATTAATCTCACAACCAAGCAATAACTCTACTGCTTGAAGAGCTTAAGCAGATTTCAATCttcccactaagctatcacctctagacaacttaggaTTCAACTAAGCAACACACAGGTTTCCCACTAAATCACCACGCTCCGGATGACATAGGATTTTTACTAAGCAACACTCAAGGCTGTCCACTAAATTAGTTGGACTCAATTGATTTAGGATTTCCAAACCAAACAACTATCTTATTCTTTTATAGATGAAGGAACAAATTTACAATTTACGTGCAGAATAAATAATCCTAAGACACTAAGCTTCCAGCTCTTTCAGATTTGAGTTGATCTTGAGGATTCTTTTTCACTTCTTTTGTAAGcgtttgcaagagttcttgagattttttcaagttgcaaaaacttaAATTGTGAATATTGGATGTTATGTTTACGTAGAATAGTCACAATCTTTAAAGCAATGCCACTGGCTGAGGTTTCTGGGGCATCTGCCACTGCTGGAGACTATGCACCAACTTTTTGTACTTTCTCCAGCTGGCAACAAAAACAATATTGAGCCAAGAACCTGGCACCTTCATAAGGTCCCTGTATTattcaaatcatcaaaaatacaaataacattttccccctttttgatgatgacaaaccaTACACGAATGCCCTTACATTTTCTTCCCCTTGTCAAAATTCCCCCTGTCAATATGCACATTGCGCCTTACATTttcttccccctttttgatgatgacaaccTGTACCCCAGTGCTTATAAGTCTTTACATGTTTCCTTACCCCTGTCAATAAAGACCTAACAGTTTCATGTACATTTGCACAATGGATCAGCTCCCTTCACAAGGTCTCTTGGTTTGgcaaaatcatcaaaactacaaataacattttccccctttttgatgatgacaaaccaTACACTAGTGCCTACATTTCTTCCCCCTGTCACGTAGACACACTCCTTAGTTTCCTACACCATGGACCATGTACCTGCACAAGGTCCCTGAGTTACACTGGTACCTGCATGTTTTCCTTCCCTCTGTCGCTTTTTCCTTCCTCCCCCCTTGTACTTCTTACGAACCTAAGCATCATCTGAACACCCCtaatttttttccccttttggcatcataaaaaagtagTGTAGTAAACAAACAAAAGAAGTAAGATTGATAAGTGAGATCACAATCAAGGACAACACCAATATAGTTAATAATccaaaaagtaataaaatttagCCACAACAAGACAGCATTCTATTTCATAAGCATAACAAAATCAGCATTCAATACATTTAAGTTAAACTGAAAATTGAGAACCCCGGAGACTGTCAACACAAAGAAAAGACACAGGAAGGACTATGAGGAGGGAGGTAGTTGAGAGAGGAAGTTGATAACAAGGGTGAGTCTAGAGTTTGTTGCATCATTATCCTTGATCATCTTCTCTTGAAGAGCAGAACCTTTTGCCAGAAGCTCATAATTCTGCTTTTGTAGCTACTGTACAACCTCAGTACCAGGTCCCTCTGGTTGCGCTTTGAGCAGGTCTTCTTTTAAGAGAACAATTTCAGCCTCCTTGTTGCCTACTAGAACAGTCATCACATCCAATTCATGTTCAATGGTCCTGCTCCTTGATCAACTAAGAAACTTTACAAATTGGATTTCCCTTCCTTTCAATACACTCACAAAAAGCCACAATCCCCCTTTTTTTCATAACAACCTTCTTTTTCGCATAAGTCTTAGTTTTCTTTTGCTTTTACCTTTACTCACTTTCTTAGACGACTTGTCCCTTTTATCAACAGAAACTGCTTCAGAAAAGGTGTAAGAAGCCACTAGATCTAACTCATTTAGAGAATCTAGAATTTTCTTTGAAGAATATGAGGATTAAGACATGATTGTTTGAAAGAAATACTTAAATGCTAGAAAGGGATGGAGAGATTGAGAAGGTTTTGATTTTAAACTTAGAGAACAAAGTTGGAATGTAATAAGATGGAGTGTAAAAAAGACACTATAAGAAGAACTTTAAACGGTGTGTTAGGTCCCTAGATATACGCATCGCTTGGATTAAAGGCGATGGGACAACTGTCAGACGGACCGATGACTGACATGTGGCGATCTGGATGGTTCTCATTTgacagtttaaaacaagtgtaaAGAGTGCTAACCTTGGAAGGACCAGGTCCTCAACTGTAGATGAAATACAATTCCTAAATGGTTCTGGACATTCTCTGCTCCTGTGCTCTCAATGGGTGTATACCTGCATTTAGGTACAAAGATGATCTTACTTAAACAATTTACAAGTTCTGTGGATACCTACCCTCCAGATCTTAGCCAAAACAGGAATTAGAGTCATCTTGACGAAATTAGGTTAGTGTATGTTCATCACCCCTAACTTCAGCCGGTTGCTCTCAAATTGATCCTTGCTGAGAGCTTTGATAAAGATGCCTGCAATCTGATATTCAATCCTGCAGTATTTAATGATGATGTTTCCTTTCTCAACATTATCTCTCAAAAAGTGATGTTTGACATCAATGTGCTTGGTTCTTTTGTGCTGGGCTGGATTCTTTCCCATGTTAACTACACTGCATTATCACGCATGAGAGAGATGGTATTGATGTGGACTCTAAAATCCTCAAGTTCTTGCTTTATCCAAAGAAGTTGGGTACAACTAGAAGCAACAACTATACACTCATTACAGAAGTGCTCTTTCGGTCTACTTGATATCCTgcaaaatcagcatctgcaTATTACACTAGTTTAAAAGAACTACATGTAGGATAAAACAAGACCAAGTCCCCTATTTTCTTCGGATACCTCGGAATTCTCTTAGCTGCCTTTAGATGAAATTCTCTGGGGAATGCTTGGAACCGTGCACATATTCCTACGCTGAATACCATGTTCGGCCGTCTTGATGTCAAATGCAATAGAGATCCAGTAATTCCTCTGTACATTGTTTGATTTCCTAAAAGATCAACCTCATCTGCTCCCATTTTTGAGTTTATACCCATGGGTTATCAATTTCTTCACACAGATGTTCAGAGGTTTCTCCAAAAAtgatatcatccacatacacctGAATGATAAgaagatcttgatctcttttcatcaaaaacaacgTGTTGTCAGTTTTCTTCCTCTTGAAGTAATTCTTTTGTAAAAACTTTGACAACCATTCATACCAGGCTCTAGGTGCCTGCTTTAGACCATACACATCTTTGTTGAGTTTGAACACATGATTTGGAAAATCTGCAACCTCAACTCCAGGTGGTTGTTTAACATGTACTGCTTCCTTTAGATCTCCATTCAAAAAGGCACTTTTGACATCCACCTGGAATAGTTTTAACCCGATAAAAGTTGCAAATGCTATGAGGATTTTAATATCCTTCATTCTCATCCAGCTTGTTTCTGAACACCCACCTGGTCCCAATAATGGTTCTGTCAACAGGTCTTGGAGCATGTACCACACATTGCTTCGCGCAAATCGATGCAATTCATATTGCATAGAGATTACCCAATCAATATTCATTAGGGCTTCTTTCACATTTTTAAGGATCAATAGTAGAGATGAATGCTGAGAATGCAACCAAATTCCTTGTTTTTGACCTGGTTTGTATCCATAATTCAGAGGAGAGATGAGATTTTCAAGGGGGTGAGATGAACTATGCTTCCATCCGGATCTAGAGCCCAAAGGATGTGGTTGATCCATctattcttctttatcttcaGAATCATCATTTGTAGCAGGAGGATGAGCTTCCTCTTGGCTTGAATCATTAGAAGGACCAGGTCCCATAGTAGGATGGTCGTCCTCTTTTACCTCCTCAGATGGACTAAGATCAGCAACATCAGAGTCGAAATTCACCTAAGCTTCATTCCTACTTGCTTCATGGTTCTAGAATTTCAATACCTCCAACAGATCATCAACATCATTCATATCCGTAGTCTCAGACTTTGACTTGAGAAAGATAGTCCACATGAATCTTGAGTAGTCATCCACACCCACCAAAATGTACTTTTTCTCGCTTCGACTCTGGATCTTCACCGGTTCACACAAGTCCATATGTATCAACTCAAGAACCCTTGAAGAACTGACCTGCTTGTTTGATTTAAATGAAGATCTGGTTTGTTTCCCTTTGGCACATGCATCACACACTATACTGtcattgaatttcattattGGCAGACCACGGACCAGGTCCATAGAAATCAATTTGTTCATTAGAGAAGAGCTCACATAACCTAGTCTCATGTGCCGGAAGTCAGCACTTTCACTCTGAGCACTTAGGCATGTAAGATCATCTCCTTGAGTTATTTCTAGTTCTGCCGCATGCATGTTTTTCCTTCTTCTGGCAGTCAAAATCACCCTTTTTGTGGACAAAATAGTATACATTTTCAATGGAATCCTCAAGAGATTTGCCAAATTTTCCTACACCAAGAATATACCTCTTTTGCCATTGCTAAAAATTGACACCTCCTCCTAGAAGTGCCTTGAGTGAAAGGAAGTTTTTGGTATTTCCATTCATGTGCTTTGAGCAGCCACTGTCCATGTACCAACACGTGCTGCTACTTCCTTCACTCACCTGCAACAACATTAATTGTTAGATTCGGGAACCCACTTAAATCTGAGTTCCCAATAAGATGACAAAGGTGTAATAAGAGTGCTTTTTTCCCAATGTGgaacctttttcttcttcaagtttGAGACCTTACGAACTGGAGAAGGTCCTCTGTTTCTAGCAATTTCTTGTCTAGGATTTTTGCCAGTAGGATCTGGTCCCCTTAGCTGAGTCCTTTTTTGCTTAGAATAGACAAAGAAATTATCTTGTAAAGGTTTCCAGGCAGGACAATCTCCTTTCAGATGGCCGTTTCGACCACAGTGAAGACACAGTAAATTGTCTGAGACAAACACATTTGTTGTGGGGGTTGTAAGGAAGAGTATTGTTCAAACTTCCTAACCCTCTTTTCTTATAGTTGCTTTGACTTGTAACATTAGATAGCAGTTTGGTGGAGCTGGTCCATTTTAAGGATACTTGAAGTTCCTCCTTAAGACGGACCAGCTCCCTCTCCATCTGATCATTTCTTTCCAAGGCTAAGGAAAGTCTGGTTTCATCGGTGTTTAAATTGCTTTCTAACTCTGCCTGCAGATTAATAGCTTCCCCCTTCCTTTTACGAGATTTCTCAATCATAAAATCCGGCTGCTCCTTAAGCTCCAATTTTTCAGATTCAAGAACCATCACTTGTTCCTCAAGAACATACATCTGAACTACCATTACTTCCTTTTCTTCATTTAGACCATCAAGACTATTGTTCATAGAGTCCCTTTCAGTAGTTAACTCTATAATAGAGTCAATCAAGATATCTGCTAACCTTCTCAACCTTTTAATAGTGTAcgtattcaaattttaattaaagtcAAGAAAAGTTATCTTATCTTCATCATCGTCCTCATCTGACTTAGCCATGAGAGCAAACATCCCATTGAATACGTTAGCCTTGGCTTGAATCACCAACATTGATGCATCTTCGGGACAATCTGAATCTCCTGACTCGCTTGAATAGTGTCCCCATGCAGCAAGAGCTTTCTTCACTACATAGTCAGCTAAAACTTTTCTACACTTTTGTTAGGTACCAGGTCCTTTTGCTTGTTCTTTTCACCTCCTGGACTTTGATACTTCTTATCTTTAGCTTTGAGCATCGGACATTCCCTTATAAAGTTCCCAGCCTTTGCACATTTGTGACAGGATTCACTATCAGTTGTAGCTCGAGGAGGGTTCCCTCCTATTCTAAACCCTATGTTTTTTCTTATGATCTTCTGAAATCTCTTAGTAAGATAGTcaatatcatcttcttcactaGACGCTTCTCTAGGAGTAAATTTGACTACTGAAGACTTGTCTTTCTTGGCCTCCTTCTTTGAGAGGTCTTGACTTCTATTCATTTCATGTGTCTTGAGATTTCCAATAAGAGCATTTATCGTCAGAACTTTAAGATCCTTGTCTTCAGTGATAGCATCCACTTTGCTTTCCCATGACTTTGGAAGAATTCGAAGAACTTTCCTAACTCGCTTGCTAGTACTGATTGGCTCTCCAAAACTTCGTAGCTCATTTGTTATGGAGGAAAGTTTAGTATACATGTCATGAATAGTTTCCCCTTgcttcattttgaaattttcatattgGGAGGTGAGCATATACACTTTAATTCCTTCACCTGCTCAGTACCTTCATGAGCAGTCCTGAGACAATCCCAGATCTCCTTTGCTGCTTCACAGGCAGAAATACGATTATATTCTTCAGCACCTATACCACAAACCAACAGCTTCTTAGCCTTGTAACCTTTCTCAATCTTCTTTCTATCCACTTCGTTGTATTGTTGATGAGTCTTTAGAACAACTCTAGTTATCTCATCATCCTTTACTTTAGAAGTTGGAATAAAAGGCAAATCAAATACAATGTCCCATAACTCACTATCATCAGCCATAAGATAGTCATGCATTCTTGTTTTCCACCAGATATAGAACTGGCCATTGAAATGCGGCGGTCGAGTTGAGGATTGCCCTTCTTCTAGGTTAAGTGGAGCAGTCATTCTGATGCAGGAACCActctcttggtgttaaccaTCTAGAGAGTACCTGCTCTGATAGCAATTGTTAGAATACGTGCGTCCACTGCCAGTCAACGGACCAGGTGTCTTGACTGAACTCGAAGTAAGAATGAAGAGTAAGTAATAGTAGAAAACAGCACAAGCaatttacgtggaaacctccttgatcaagggagtaaaaccatgACCTGTCACACAGAATTTTCAACCGTTTTCACTAttcttcacaagcaaaagtgaaactcGATTACAACAACGTGAGAAAAATCTATTAATCTCACAACCAAGAAATAACTGTACtgcttgaagagcctaagcagATTTCACTCTGCCCACTAAGTTATCGCCTCTAGATAACTTAGGATTCAACTAAGCAACACGCAGGTTTCCCACTAAAGCACCATGATCTGAATGACTTAGGATTTTTACTAAGCAACACTAAAGGctgcccactaaatcagttgGACTCAACTGATTTAGGATTTTCACACTAAACAACTATCTGATTCCTTTATATATGGAGGAATAGATTTACAATTTACGTGAAGAAGAAATAATCCTAAGACGACTAAGCTTCCAACTCTTCAGATTTGAGTTGATCTTGAGGATGCTTCTTCACTCTTTTTGTAAgactttgcaagagttcttgagatGTTTTCAAGTTGTAAAAACTTAATATTGGATGTTATGTTTATGTAGAATAGTCACAATCCTTAAAGCAATGCATTGGCTGAGGTTTCTGGCGCGTTTACCACTTCTGCCACTATTGGAGACTATGCACCAACTTTTTGTACTTTCTCCAGCTAGCAGCAAAAAGTATATTGAGCCAAGAACCAGGTACCTTCATAAGGTCCCTCTGTGTTTGTCAAATCttaaaaactacaaataacagtAAGAATAATCCAAGTATGAAGgaaaatgatattttcattTCAGAAAAAGTTCAAGCATTTTTGGTATTactttgaattttctttaagaaaaaaaaaacctcaaataaggttaagaaatcagggcaaaacCCTCACAGATTGTTGCATTGAAGAAAGATAGATTTGATACATTGGAACCAGAGATTGTGGAGTTCATGGCAAGAGATACTTGTGTCGAAAAAACAAAACCATCCCAATGTAAAAACTCAATATCACAACTTAAATAATGTCTTCTAGACATCTTATATTCTAGATAACTCGAGACTTGGAGACCAAAATTGGCGGGAACAGAAACACCTAAAGCAACCACCTTAAATTGAATCTTTCCGACGTCTATAGGAGGTTGGCCAGTCATCGACAAACATACAAGCTACAACATATGGAACTCTTTTGAAGACATCACTCACAAATATCAAACATATACCTTTTTAACCATTTTATATCTTCAAGAGAACCACAGATTCATATGGGAGCAGGaggaaataaatcaaataatagTGAATGAGAATCTACAATATGCAACGAATGGGAACTTTTCTTACGGCTATCCAGATAGTCATGAATTGTGGAATTTTAATTCCCAAGCAATGCGAGTTAAAGGGGAATGTAACATTGGTTTGCTCAATAATAGACATGTTTTGATTAGGGGTAGCTAACTGGAAGATTATGTGAATCTCCTGTCAAAGCCGGCTTTTTACATCACTCTAGGAACGGGTCCTACCCAATGAGAACATTGAAATGGGACCCTCTTTTTGATTTAGAGGGTGAAATGATGACTGCTATGCGTGGATATAATTCCCATTGCTTCCTCCTATTTTTTCGGAAGGGAAGCAGTGTTCTCTTTAGCATCAACAGTAGAAAAGCCGTCACAAGTCGATATGGCAACCAAGAATCAAACCAGACCAAGTTGCACGAGATTAAAGGTGCAAGTGAACACTGAAAGATTTTTCCAAAACGTATTAACATAGAAGTAAAAAGGGTGAATGTAAAAGTAGTGGAGAAGTGGATTACGATAAAGTATGACTATGTACCTAAATATTGCAAGACATGCATGATTCGGGGCATAACGAACAACAATGCTATGTTGAACATCCAAAATTGCACTCAAGGAATGATAAGAAGGAGAAGGGCAACAAAGGCAAGGTCAACAGAGAAGGAAAGGTgcaaaaagaatgaagaaaatacaATGGAGAAAAAGGGAGGTGAAGTGGAACACTATAAAGCACGACCCAATGAGGAATTTAAAGAACATAGATATAAGAAGTGGGATAGTAGGAAAAACAATTATCAGCAAAAAACAAGTCTGTAACAAGGTGGGAATTATTACAGAAAACAAGTTTAATGCTTTGGATGAGGAGGAGGAAATTGAGCCAACCGATGAGAAGGGTCATCAAGGAGAAGAGAATGCCGAAATGATCGATGAGAATCAGGTAGACAAGAAGAGGGACATAAATCAATCAGCTTTATCAAGCAACACACAAAGGACAAACTAATAGAGAGCCAATCATCAATAGTTGGAAGAGGGAAATCCGATAGAAATTTCTAGTGAGGAGAAAGAAACAGTTGTGAAGGTCACTCCCAACTCAACAAGAATTACTAGTCAGAACGGAAATGACATAAGCAAGAAAAAGGTCACGAGGAAGAATAAGGAGGAAGATATGAAAGACAAAGATGAGTCACTCAAAAATCTCTTGACTTAATGGAGGAAAGGTAAGATCAGATCCAAGTAAGAAGAAAATCGGAGGAAGATGAGAACACAAAGTACAATATTCAGCAGATTAGTAAACGGCGGAATTTATCTCCCACACATACGGATAGTTTGAAGACTGGTACAAAAAGAGGAAAATTGACAATTCCTCTTCAAGTCCAAATAAGGAGTAATAAGGATAAAATCACTAAAATTGATCAATgactaaaaaattatattttggaaCATTAGATCCATTaacactaaaaaatattttgagagaTTAATGAATCTAAACATGAGACATCACTAttcattcataacattaatGGAACCTTTTCAAGGACCATCTATGctagatcaatttttttaaaaaaacgcTAGGAATGAATCATACTTTCTTCACCCAAGATCTGGATATTCTGGAGGAAAGATTGGGTTGGCAGTGTAATCTTGGATTGAACTCAACAATTATCAATGAAGTTCTGCAGGGACGGGAAATTTCTCTTCATTACGTTGGTGTATGCTAGATGTAATACTTTGGAGACACTAGCGTTATGGGAGGACTTGAACCATTTGACTGAGGAAATTGAATACCCATGGATTATAGGAGGAGATTTCAATATGATTCTAAATGAGGAAGAGAAGTTGGGTGGCCGGGCATTTATGCAAGGTGAAGCAATTGATTTTGCGATCTTTATTAGTAGTTGTGCACGAGAGGAAGTCAAATTCACAGGAAGTAGATACACTTGGTGGAATGGGAGAATTGGAGAGGATAGTATTTTCAAATGCTTGGATAGGTCAACCAAGCTTTCATAATCATTTCCCCGTCATTGTAAATACACCAAATTAAAGACAAGGTTCAGATCATGTGCCACTTCACATTATATATAATTCCTTAGAATAATCGGTCATTCGACCTTTCAAGTTTTAAAGTTTTTGGACCAAGCAAGTAGAATTGTACGACTGAACTGGAAAGTGGATTTCACTGGTAATCCTTTCATGGAGTTCCAGGCTAAATTAAAGGGAGTGAAGAAAGCTTTGACAAGCTAGAGCAAAAGTACATCTGGAAacatttttcaacaaatttcCATCATTGAAGACATTATAAAAGCAAGGGAGGTGCAGTTGGAGATTGACTCGTCAGTTGAAAACAGGGAAGAATTGAATAAAATGGAGGCAGAGCTGAAAAATACTTGACAGTTGATGAGCTATATTGGAAACAAAAGGCGAGGGGGGTATGAAGTGGTTTGTAGAAGGAGACAATAACACTATGTTTTTCCATTCTTatgtaaagaagaaaaagaagctACACTTAGCAGAAATCACGAATTCACGAGGGATGGTTAGTGAGAATAATCATCAAACCGGCAAAGAGGCAGTAGATTTCTTTTATAATCAATCAAGGAGGAGGGAGTGAATCACGATTTCACAATGCTTCATCACATCCCACATTTGGTCATTGTAGAGCAGAATGAGGAAATGACG
The nucleotide sequence above comes from Solanum pennellii chromosome 9, SPENNV200. Encoded proteins:
- the LOC107030207 gene encoding uncharacterized protein LOC107030207, which produces MTAPLNLEEGQSSTRPPHFNGQFYIWWKTRMHDYLMADDSELWDIVFDLPFIPTSKVKDDEITRVVLKTHQQYNEVDRKKIEKGYKAKKLLVCGIGAEEYNRISACEAAKEIWDCLRTAHEGTEQQGETIHDMYTKLSSITNELRSFGEPISTSKRVRKVLRILPKSWESKVDAITEDKDLKVLTINALIGNLKTHEMNRSQDLSKKEAKKDKSSVVKFTPREASSEEDDIDYLTKRFQKIIRKNIGFRIGGNPPRATTDSESCHKCAKAGNFIRECPMLKAKDKKYQSPGGEKNKQKDLKALAAWGHYSSESGDSDCPEDASMLVIQAKANVFNGMLRRLADILIDSIIELTTERDSMNNSLDGLNEEKEVMVVQMYVLEEQVMVLESEKLELKEQPDFMIEKSRKRKGEAINLQAELESNLNTDETRLSLALERNDQMERELVRLKEELQQKRTQLRGPDPTGKNPRQEIARNRGPSPVRKVSNLKKKKVSEGSSSTCWYMDSGCSKHMNGNTKNFLSLKALLGGGVNF